The genome window ACGCTCAGCACCACGCTTTCCAGCACCCGCTCCAGCGGCGCGCCCGTGGCCAGCATTTCCAGCACTTGCCGCCGCGTGTGCTCGCGCCGTTCCATCTGGCTGCGCTCGCTGATGTCGCGGAAGGTCCACAAGCGCGCCTGTTCATTGCCCAACTGCATGCTGCGCACATATTGCTCGACCACCCGTCCATCGCGCAGGTGCAGCACGTCGCGCCGCTCGCGGTGGCCATGCGGCGCGTGGGCGCGTGCTCCCAGGAAAGGCGCCGCTTGCTCCAGCTGGCTTTCCACATGGCGTACCAGTGCCGCACCGTCCGCTTGCCAGTCGAGCGCGTCGGGCACTTGCCACAGGTCGCGGAAGCGCCGGTTCGAGGTGAAGATGCGGCCTTCGATGTTGTCGACCAAAATACCGTCGATGGTCGAATCGAGGATGCTGCGCAGCATGGCCTGGCTGCGCTGCGCCGCCTCGGCCATCGCCAGCACGCTGGCCTGGCCCTGCTCCAGCTGGTCCGTCAACTGGCTCGAACGCGCCAGCGCCGCCTGGGCGCGGGCGCGGCCCGCCGCCAGCAGCCAGGCCGCCAGCGCCAGCACGATGCTGGCCAGCAAGCCGGTCCAGGCCACCAGGCGGGGCCGCGCCAGCAGCTCGCCATCGAAGCCCGGCATGGCGCGCACGCGCAAGGTCCAGGCATGGCCGGCGATGCTGACCGCCTGCTGCGACACCAGGCTGTCCGACCCGGCCGCCGCCAGCAGCTCCGGCAAGCTGTCATACATCAGGGCCGCCTCAGCCTGTTGTGCCCCATCATAGATTTCCAGATCCAGCTGGCGCGCCCCCTCGCCGCCCACGCCCGCCATCAGGTCGACCATGCGGAACGGCGCAAACACCCAGGCGCGCAAGGCGGCGCGGCGCTGCGCCACGCTGGCATGCGGCAATCCATTGTCATACACGGGCAGCACGACGAGGAAGCCATGCGCCTGGGCGCTGCCGCCATCTTGCACCAGGTGGATCTTGCCCGTCATGACCGCTTGCCCCGTGTCGCGCGCCTGTTCGAGCGCGGCGCGGCGCACGGGTTCCGACCAGATGTCATAGCCGAACGCCAGCAGGTTGCTTTCGCTTAAAGGTTCCAGATAAGTGATGGGCGCATGCCAGGCGCGCTGGCCCGGCGGACGCACGGCATAGCCGGGATATCCCTCCGCGCGCACGCTCGCTTCGTGCCGCGCCAGCCCGGCACCGGGCAACAGCGGCAGGTAGCCGATGCCGTGGATGCCGGGAAAATGCTGGTCCACCTGCTGCACCGCCAGATAGGCATGGAATTCGCTGCGCGTGACGTCCTGCGAACTGGCATACAGTCCCTGCACGCCGTGCAGCACCTGGATGTAGGTCTGCATGCGGACGACGATGTTGCCCACCAGTTCGCGCACGCGGAAGTCAAAATCGGCCTGCACCTGCTGTTCGCTGGCGTCGTGGGCATTGCGCCAGGCGCCATACGTCAGTCCCAGGCACAGCGCCAGCACCAGCGCAGCCAGCACGCGCGGCCCCACCCAGTGCGACACTGACCGAGCAAACCACGACGTAGACGCGCGTGTAGGCATGACAGGCTGACAGGCAGAACGGACATCAAACCGCTACACGGTCAGCAGCATGGCTGGCAGCGGGCTGCACGATTACCATCGGTAGTCGATGAGAATGATAGTACGTTACAGCGGGCGCCCTTGCAATGCTGAATATTGTATTAAAAAAATCACAAATTTCGCAAATGCAATAATGAGTACTTCGGGAAAATTCGATACATTGGAAACCATCACGCAGGAGTCGCGTTTGCAGCAGGATAGCTGGCAGGGAACACTATGGCTGGCGCCGGACTTTGCCATCCTGCATGGCGCAGTTGGCGCCACGGACAGCCACGCCCATTATGCGCACCAGCTGATGCTGAGCACCGGGGCGCCCTTCACGGCAGAACTCGACGGTATCGTCCACACGGCGCGGCACTTGCTGATCGAAAGCCTGCGCCCGCACGCCATCGTGGCCGCGCCGGCTTTCATGCTGACCATCTATGCGGAACCGCAGCGCCTGAGCGGCGCGGCCTTGCTGGCCGCCGCCCATGCTGGCGCCCCCACGCTGGACAATGTCGCCGCCGCATTGCAGGCCCAGCCGCGCGAGCACTTGCCCGATCCCCGCCTGCGGCGCGCGCTGGAGCAAGTCGATGCGCTGCTGTCGGGCAAAGTCAGCGCGGCCGCCGTGGCCGGGGCCGCGCATTTGTCGCTGAGCCAGCTGGAACGCCTGTTCAGCGCCCAGCTGGGCCTGCCCGTGCGCCGGCTGGTGCTGTGGCGCCGCCTGCGCCTGGCCATCCGTTTCATCTTGCTCGGCAGCACCCTGACGGACGCGGCCCACGGCGCCGGCTTTGCCGATGCCGCGCATTTTTCGCGCACCATGCGCAGCCTGTTCGGCGTGCGCGCCGACCGCAGCTTGCGCCAGCTCAAGGTCAAGCTGCTCGATTAAGTGTCACTTCTGCGCCGGCTTCAAGCCGGCCGGCAGCTCGGGCGCGCGCACGCCCTCTTCCGCGCGGAATGGTTCGATCAATTGCGGCAGGTAGGCCACGGGATAATCGGGACGGCTGCCGATGCCCAGGTCTTCGCCCCGCATGCGATAATCCGGCGCGTCGAAGCAGGTGCCCAGCAAGCGGTCCCAGCAAGTAAAGAACAGGCCGAAATTCACGTCGCCGGCCGTGCCGTATTTCATGTGGTGAAAACGGTGCAAGGGCGCCCAGGCAAACACGTGGCGCAGCGGCCCCATGCGCATGTCGACATTCGCATGCTGCAGCAGCAGCTGGATCGCCACGGCAAACGCCAGCACGGCCATGACACGCTCCGGTATGCCCAGCAGCAGCAAGGGCAGCATGCCGCCCGCCGCTTCCAGCAGCAGATGCAGCGGATGCTTCATCCAGCCATTGAATCCATACAGGCGCTGCACGCTGTGATGCACGGCATGCAGTTTCCACAGAAAATAGTAGCGGTGGCTCAGGTAATGCACCAGGGTAATGCCGCAGTCGGCAATGAGGATGGCCAGCAACAGTTGCAGCCAGAACGGCAGCTGGACGGGCCAGAACGGCCCCAGCGCCAGGTGTCCTGCCAGCAGGGGAAACGCCGCCAGGCCCGGCAGGTATAGCGCCTCGTTGACGAACGCGTGCAGCACGTCGCGCCAGCCGTCGCCGTGCGCATGGTTCCAGGCATCGTCGTACGGCAGATAACGCTCGGCAAGAA of Janthinobacterium sp. PAMC25594 contains these proteins:
- a CDS encoding CHASE domain-containing protein; translated protein: MPTRASTSWFARSVSHWVGPRVLAALVLALCLGLTYGAWRNAHDASEQQVQADFDFRVRELVGNIVVRMQTYIQVLHGVQGLYASSQDVTRSEFHAYLAVQQVDQHFPGIHGIGYLPLLPGAGLARHEASVRAEGYPGYAVRPPGQRAWHAPITYLEPLSESNLLAFGYDIWSEPVRRAALEQARDTGQAVMTGKIHLVQDGGSAQAHGFLVVLPVYDNGLPHASVAQRRAALRAWVFAPFRMVDLMAGVGGEGARQLDLEIYDGAQQAEAALMYDSLPELLAAAGSDSLVSQQAVSIAGHAWTLRVRAMPGFDGELLARPRLVAWTGLLASIVLALAAWLLAAGRARAQAALARSSQLTDQLEQGQASVLAMAEAAQRSQAMLRSILDSTIDGILVDNIEGRIFTSNRRFRDLWQVPDALDWQADGAALVRHVESQLEQAAPFLGARAHAPHGHRERRDVLHLRDGRVVEQYVRSMQLGNEQARLWTFRDISERSQMERREHTRRQVLEMLATGAPLERVLESVVLSVQADHPAMLCSILLLDENRHRLVLGAAPSLPAFFNVSSHGHGLDTLQGVHGIAAQALRDGQRVIVGDLHAAADVQETMELAWRAQLQSCWAEPVRGGSGKLLGVLMAYHRQPTLPGAAHLARLSEAAHLAGMAIEQAQVALALRAGEARFRSLYDHAPVALWEQDWSAVRAALVALEQAGVRDLGAHFQAHPDALQRLAGLVRIIDANGAALAQVRANESDQRRGALGLAQNFDASALPRFGDALLALAGGAHLYECESSFLRLDGAARQNELSLLVMPGHADSLDFVMVSSLDITERKRMNAELLQLATTDFLTGLPNRRHFMAALENEHARLQRELASCASVLMLDIDHFKRVNDEYGHAVGDTVLRHLGALMCQALRKVDVPGRVGGEEFAILLPGTDLAAAAVFAERLRRRVAESSLTTDGGILITITVSIGMAAMAGTDADCDAVLARADEALYRAKRGGRNRIEQNDGGSDGVLSKFMAQ
- a CDS encoding AraC family transcriptional regulator; its protein translation is MSTSGKFDTLETITQESRLQQDSWQGTLWLAPDFAILHGAVGATDSHAHYAHQLMLSTGAPFTAELDGIVHTARHLLIESLRPHAIVAAPAFMLTIYAEPQRLSGAALLAAAHAGAPTLDNVAAALQAQPREHLPDPRLRRALEQVDALLSGKVSAAAVAGAAHLSLSQLERLFSAQLGLPVRRLVLWRRLRLAIRFILLGSTLTDAAHGAGFADAAHFSRTMRSLFGVRADRSLRQLKVKLLD
- a CDS encoding sterol desaturase family protein gives rise to the protein MKSLFAALYGPVFWAGFIGAAACLIAVCDTSLWVLPPLLLLALLTSFLAERYLPYDDAWNHAHGDGWRDVLHAFVNEALYLPGLAAFPLLAGHLALGPFWPVQLPFWLQLLLAILIADCGITLVHYLSHRYYFLWKLHAVHHSVQRLYGFNGWMKHPLHLLLEAAGGMLPLLLLGIPERVMAVLAFAVAIQLLLQHANVDMRMGPLRHVFAWAPLHRFHHMKYGTAGDVNFGLFFTCWDRLLGTCFDAPDYRMRGEDLGIGSRPDYPVAYLPQLIEPFRAEEGVRAPELPAGLKPAQK